One window of the Acidimicrobiia bacterium genome contains the following:
- the tyrS gene encoding tyrosine--tRNA ligase, with amino-acid sequence MPSPEEQYDYITRTVEVTLPEGALREQIERSVETGVPLRVKLGVDPTAPDVTLGWAVVFDLLRRFQEMGHLAVLILGDFTAQVGDPSGKSATRKRLTDDEVAANARGCLPTIKSLLLDERLEIRHNSEWLGAMDMAAVLDMTASVTVSRLMDRDDFARRWKANEPISLIEFMYPLLQGTDSVAVRADVEIGGSDQLLNLLMGRDLQERAGQQPQSVATVPLLVGTDGTNKMSQSLGNYISVRDDADTMFGKTMSIPDEAMVPWFRLAAGSTTEETREIDRGLASGSLHPGEQKRLLARTIVDRYHGQGAGTDAEAAFDRVFRDKEAPVDIETFALPDVDEVWLPGLLNDAGMVTSNSEGRRMISQGAVRIDGERHDDETITRSALTNAVVQVGKRRFVRFTT; translated from the coding sequence ATGCCAAGCCCCGAAGAGCAGTACGACTACATCACGCGAACCGTCGAGGTGACGCTCCCCGAAGGTGCCCTTCGAGAACAGATCGAGCGCTCGGTCGAGACGGGTGTACCCCTTCGTGTGAAGCTCGGCGTCGATCCGACCGCGCCCGATGTGACGCTTGGATGGGCTGTCGTCTTCGACCTTCTGCGGCGATTCCAGGAGATGGGACACCTCGCCGTTCTCATCCTCGGCGACTTCACGGCACAGGTGGGCGACCCGTCGGGCAAGTCAGCGACGAGAAAGCGTCTCACCGATGACGAGGTCGCGGCCAACGCCAGGGGATGCCTCCCGACCATCAAGTCCTTGCTGCTCGACGAACGCCTCGAGATCCGACATAACTCGGAGTGGCTCGGAGCCATGGATATGGCGGCCGTGCTCGACATGACAGCGAGCGTGACGGTGTCGAGACTCATGGACCGAGACGATTTCGCCCGCCGTTGGAAGGCCAACGAACCGATCTCGCTGATCGAGTTCATGTATCCGCTCCTGCAAGGTACCGATTCAGTGGCAGTGAGGGCTGATGTGGAGATCGGAGGTTCGGACCAACTCCTCAACCTCCTGATGGGCAGGGACCTCCAGGAGCGCGCAGGACAGCAACCCCAGTCGGTCGCGACGGTTCCGTTGCTCGTCGGAACGGACGGTACCAACAAGATGTCCCAGTCCCTTGGCAACTACATCTCGGTCCGGGACGACGCAGATACGATGTTCGGTAAGACCATGTCCATTCCTGACGAGGCGATGGTGCCGTGGTTCCGTCTCGCAGCCGGATCAACCACCGAGGAAACACGCGAGATCGACCGGGGACTCGCAAGCGGGTCGCTTCATCCAGGGGAGCAGAAGCGGCTTCTCGCGCGGACGATCGTTGACCGGTATCACGGACAAGGCGCAGGGACGGATGCCGAGGCAGCTTTCGACCGGGTGTTCCGCGACAAGGAAGCACCCGTCGACATCGAGACCTTTGCGCTCCCCGATGTCGATGAGGTGTGGCTGCCGGGACTCCTCAACGATGCCGGCATGGTCACCTCCAACAGTGAGGGCCGCCGGATGATCAGCCAAGGCGCTGTCAGGATCGACGGCGAACGCCACGACGACGAAACCATCACGCGTTCGGCACTCACCAACGCGGTCGTCCAGGTCGGGAAACGCCGCTTCGTCCGATTCACGACCTGA
- a CDS encoding THUMP domain-containing protein, which translates to MDPTLDRHVLHLTTSGDVYLKSRRTQRGLVRTVKANLAKALADAGYDGPIERIGTHRFAIEPDPGSVERVRAAASTVFGIASVDGVVAVPFDDIEDLATSIAALTADTVGSATFAVRVKRSGDHDWTSVDLARLIGARLVETGGVVDLTDPEVEVSVRVIDRDALLVTDHTQGPGGLPLGTQERALSLISGGFDSVVAAWMLMSRGCPVDFVHFTLNCAQSDHALAVACELWKRWGHGTQPMVHLVEFQPVKDALFEHVDPRMRQVILKVLMARAAELIAREAEIGAIVTGDALGQVSSQTLPHLIAVSTAVEIPVLRPLVGLDKEAIIDMARRIGTAELSARAQEVCDLSEGHRVATRAGERDIDVGVRAIPEMVMLDAVATRKSFALRDWSPGGF; encoded by the coding sequence ATGGATCCAACGCTTGACCGCCATGTGCTGCATCTGACGACTTCGGGAGATGTGTATCTCAAGTCGCGACGCACCCAGCGCGGGCTTGTGCGCACCGTCAAGGCCAATCTGGCCAAGGCACTCGCAGATGCGGGCTACGACGGACCGATCGAACGCATCGGGACGCATCGGTTCGCAATCGAACCGGATCCAGGATCGGTGGAACGCGTGCGAGCGGCCGCATCCACGGTCTTCGGGATCGCGTCGGTCGACGGCGTCGTCGCTGTTCCGTTCGACGACATCGAAGATCTCGCGACGAGCATTGCAGCCCTTACCGCCGACACCGTCGGATCAGCTACCTTCGCGGTGAGGGTCAAGCGCAGCGGTGACCACGACTGGACCTCGGTCGACCTTGCACGGCTGATCGGAGCCCGGCTCGTCGAGACCGGAGGTGTTGTCGACCTCACGGATCCCGAGGTGGAGGTCTCTGTTCGGGTGATCGATCGGGACGCCTTGTTGGTCACGGACCACACACAGGGCCCTGGAGGGCTTCCGCTCGGGACACAGGAACGGGCTCTCAGCCTCATCTCGGGCGGTTTCGACTCGGTCGTCGCCGCGTGGATGCTCATGTCGCGTGGATGCCCGGTGGATTTCGTCCACTTCACGCTCAACTGTGCCCAGTCGGATCATGCGCTTGCCGTTGCTTGTGAGCTGTGGAAGCGGTGGGGTCACGGCACCCAGCCGATGGTGCATCTCGTCGAGTTCCAGCCTGTCAAGGACGCGCTGTTCGAGCATGTGGACCCTCGCATGCGTCAGGTGATCCTCAAGGTGTTGATGGCGAGAGCCGCAGAGCTGATAGCACGGGAGGCCGAGATCGGCGCCATCGTGACCGGTGATGCCTTGGGCCAGGTCTCGTCACAAACCCTCCCACATCTCATCGCCGTGTCAACAGCCGTCGAGATACCGGTATTGCGTCCCCTCGTCGGTCTCGACAAGGAGGCGATCATCGACATGGCGCGTCGTATCGGCACTGCGGAGTTGTCGGCACGGGCACAGGAGGTGTGCGACCTTTCGGAAGGCCATCGGGTTGCCACCCGGGCGGGGGAGCGTGACATCGATGTTGGCGTCCGCGCCATCCCTGAGATGGTGATGCTCGACGCAGTTGCAACCCGCAAGAGCTTCGCGCTGCGAGACTGGTCACCAGGGGGATTCTGA
- a CDS encoding ABC transporter permease → MAQPKAGVMDGFVGDVVDWFMDSGNWTGIDGIPNRMWEHIQMSALAMVIASLFAIPIAVVLAHRRLGGSFVVAIVNIGRAVPSFAIIAVSLPITIRMGLGLGFWPTLLALLFLAIPPLFSNAHAGISGIDPPVVDAARGMGMTETQIMVRIEVPLAMPVLLAGARVAAVQVIATATLGALVAWGGLGRYIIDGFATQDLPEVFAGGLLVAILAIAAELAFSVAERAARTTQHSHMSEGLPSR, encoded by the coding sequence GTGGCGCAACCGAAAGCCGGTGTGATGGACGGATTCGTTGGCGATGTCGTCGACTGGTTTATGGATTCCGGCAACTGGACCGGGATCGACGGGATCCCGAATCGGATGTGGGAACACATTCAGATGTCGGCGCTCGCGATGGTGATTGCCTCGCTCTTTGCAATCCCAATCGCCGTTGTGCTCGCGCATCGCCGCCTTGGTGGCTCGTTCGTGGTCGCCATCGTGAACATCGGTCGAGCGGTGCCGTCATTCGCGATCATCGCCGTGTCGCTCCCGATCACGATCCGGATGGGCCTCGGCCTCGGATTCTGGCCAACGCTCCTTGCATTGCTCTTTCTTGCCATTCCGCCGCTGTTTTCAAACGCCCACGCGGGCATCTCAGGCATCGATCCGCCGGTCGTCGACGCAGCGAGAGGAATGGGCATGACCGAGACCCAGATAATGGTTCGCATCGAAGTCCCCCTCGCAATGCCCGTCCTGCTCGCGGGTGCACGCGTCGCAGCGGTGCAGGTGATCGCGACGGCGACCCTTGGTGCGTTGGTTGCGTGGGGAGGCCTCGGACGCTACATCATCGACGGCTTCGCGACCCAGGACCTCCCCGAGGTCTTCGCCGGCGGGTTGCTGGTCGCCATTCTCGCCATCGCTGCCGAGCTCGCCTTTTCGGTCGCGGAACGCGCCGCTCGGACGACACAGCACTCCCACATGAGCGAAGGCCTTCCATCACGGTGA
- a CDS encoding DivIVA domain-containing protein: MHNLEQRIRTTAFASHRKGYDRSEVDTFLETVADEVAQLQADLRREGVRVRRLERELSGLQIQDIDASGVFFTAAEAKTKLLEAADQQAAAIVAAAKEEAQRLTHEPTAESVDASINDALAVAAAIERAANEIAASITADAQAEAKRIRDDAEVVTKAGDDAQPREVLHRYG; the protein is encoded by the coding sequence ATGCACAATCTCGAACAGCGAATCAGAACGACGGCATTCGCCAGCCACCGGAAGGGATACGATCGATCGGAGGTCGATACCTTCCTCGAGACCGTTGCGGACGAGGTCGCACAACTGCAGGCCGACCTGCGTCGCGAGGGAGTCCGGGTGCGGCGCCTCGAACGCGAACTGAGTGGGCTTCAGATCCAGGACATCGATGCAAGCGGCGTCTTTTTCACCGCCGCGGAGGCCAAGACCAAACTGCTCGAAGCGGCGGATCAGCAGGCGGCAGCGATTGTCGCGGCCGCCAAGGAGGAGGCCCAGCGGCTCACCCACGAACCGACTGCCGAGTCGGTGGACGCTTCGATCAACGATGCGCTCGCGGTCGCAGCCGCGATCGAACGCGCAGCCAACGAGATCGCCGCATCGATCACGGCCGACGCCCAAGCCGAAGCGAAGCGAATCCGCGACGACGCCGAGGTCGTGACCAAAGCCGGCGACGACGCGCAACCAAGAGAGGTCCTTCACCGGTACGGATAG
- a CDS encoding threonine/serine dehydratase, whose product MSTVTIAQIRDAANRISRHVHRTPVMTSRAVDDLVGATVYLKCENLQRVGAFKARGATNAIMSLTDAQAERGVITHSSGNHGQAVAYAARMRGIPATVVMPNDASRVKMEAVRSYGAHIVLVPALERAAATAQVAEATGAVVVHPFDDPSVIAGQGTVALELIQEIPRLDLLAAPIGGGGLLSGTAIVAGHYGLGAVGAEPEQVDDAFRSLRDRVRYPATGKASIADGLLTGIGELPFAILSGEGTRVLVVSEAEIMAATRFLAERMKLIVEPSGAVVLAALLRYRDQFAGARVGAILSGGNMDLSLFSESSAPSDHDADVHGQSRPV is encoded by the coding sequence ATGAGCACCGTGACGATCGCGCAGATCCGGGATGCTGCGAACCGGATTTCTCGCCATGTGCATCGAACGCCGGTGATGACCTCCCGTGCGGTTGACGACCTTGTCGGTGCGACGGTGTACCTCAAGTGCGAGAACCTTCAACGCGTGGGAGCGTTCAAGGCGCGCGGCGCGACAAACGCCATCATGTCGCTCACGGATGCGCAAGCCGAACGCGGGGTGATCACCCACTCATCGGGGAACCACGGGCAGGCCGTCGCGTACGCGGCCCGAATGCGAGGCATACCCGCCACGGTGGTGATGCCGAACGACGCGTCAAGGGTGAAGATGGAAGCGGTTCGTTCCTACGGTGCGCACATCGTGCTGGTGCCTGCGCTTGAGCGTGCTGCTGCCACGGCGCAAGTCGCTGAGGCCACGGGGGCTGTTGTCGTGCATCCCTTCGACGATCCTTCGGTCATCGCCGGGCAGGGCACGGTCGCCCTCGAGTTGATTCAGGAGATCCCTCGGCTCGATCTGCTGGCTGCGCCCATCGGGGGCGGCGGGTTGCTTTCGGGGACCGCGATCGTTGCCGGGCACTACGGTCTTGGGGCGGTTGGGGCCGAACCAGAACAGGTCGACGATGCCTTTCGGTCGCTGCGTGATCGCGTCCGATATCCGGCGACGGGGAAGGCGAGCATCGCCGATGGTCTTCTGACCGGTATCGGGGAGCTTCCGTTTGCCATCCTGTCGGGCGAAGGGACTCGGGTCCTCGTCGTTTCCGAGGCCGAGATCATGGCCGCCACACGCTTCCTCGCCGAGCGGATGAAGCTCATCGTCGAACCGTCCGGGGCAGTGGTGCTCGCAGCGCTGTTGCGCTACCGGGATCAGTTCGCCGGCGCCCGCGTGGGGGCGATTCTCTCGGGCGGCAACATGGATCTCTCCCTGTTCAGCGAGTCGAGCGCTCCGTCTGATCACGATGCTGATGTTCACGGGCAGTCTCGGCCGGTATGA
- a CDS encoding cupredoxin family copper-binding protein, whose product MRIHRTRTVLATAVFAVSVAVVGCSSGTDEAPTTTEAKAEASEVTIDNFRFDPAEVTVAAGDTVTWTNRQGVSHTTTSANGTWDSGSLSTDGSFAFVFDEAGTYDYFCAIHPSMTGSIVVTG is encoded by the coding sequence ATGCGGATTCATCGAACACGAACAGTGCTCGCAACCGCGGTTTTCGCCGTGAGCGTCGCCGTCGTCGGATGCTCGTCGGGAACCGACGAAGCGCCTACCACCACGGAAGCAAAGGCTGAGGCGTCAGAGGTGACGATCGACAACTTCCGGTTCGATCCCGCCGAGGTGACGGTGGCGGCTGGCGACACGGTGACATGGACCAACCGCCAAGGGGTATCGCATACCACGACCTCGGCAAACGGGACCTGGGACTCAGGATCGCTCAGCACGGATGGGTCGTTCGCATTCGTCTTCGATGAAGCCGGGACCTACGACTACTTCTGCGCGATCCATCCGTCGATGACGGGATCGATTGTCGTCACCGGCTGA
- a CDS encoding ABC transporter permease, with translation MTSIAQTSQPLVVWEWIGRNLDVIWDRTIEHLVLTGIAIGAGIVVSIALSAVAMRWRRTYPPITWVAGLLYTIPSLALFTFLVPITGLSILTAEIGLVSYTLLILIRNMVTGVDEVSREVLDAADGMGFTRAGRFMRVELPLALPVIITGIRLATVTVVGLVTVTSLIGLGGLGYFILRGLQNFSSPIGTTQILVGSVLSVVLAVVVDLSLVMCLRALTPWRNRKPV, from the coding sequence ATGACCTCGATCGCGCAAACATCCCAACCACTCGTCGTGTGGGAGTGGATCGGCCGAAACCTCGATGTCATCTGGGACCGGACGATCGAGCATCTCGTCCTCACAGGCATCGCGATCGGAGCCGGGATCGTGGTCAGCATTGCCTTGTCGGCGGTTGCGATGAGGTGGCGACGAACCTATCCGCCGATCACTTGGGTGGCTGGTCTGCTGTACACGATTCCCAGCCTTGCCCTGTTCACCTTCCTCGTACCGATCACCGGCTTGTCGATCCTCACGGCCGAAATCGGGCTGGTGTCGTACACGCTGCTGATTCTCATCCGCAACATGGTCACCGGCGTCGATGAGGTGTCCCGTGAGGTCCTCGACGCCGCCGACGGGATGGGTTTCACCCGCGCGGGACGCTTCATGCGTGTCGAACTACCTCTTGCACTCCCGGTGATCATTACCGGCATCCGGCTTGCGACCGTGACCGTCGTCGGCCTTGTGACCGTCACATCCCTCATCGGTCTCGGTGGCCTCGGGTACTTCATCCTCAGGGGGCTTCAGAACTTCTCAAGCCCGATCGGTACGACCCAGATCCTCGTCGGGAGCGTCCTCTCGGTTGTCCTCGCGGTGGTTGTGGATCTCTCGCTGGTCATGTGTCTGCGCGCCCTGACGCCGTGGCGCAACCGAAAGCCGGTGTGA
- a CDS encoding ABC transporter ATP-binding protein: MIELERVTKRYSDTDGNVVSDLTLTVNEGEVVVLVGPSGCGKTTTLRMINRLVDPTSGCIVVAGAAIDAVPAHELRRTIGYVIQQIGLFPHRTVAENMATVPTLLGWGRGRIRRRVDELADLVAIDRSMLDRYPDALSGGQRQRIGVARALAADPPVLLMDEPFGAVDPIVRKHLQRELLDLQARLHKTIVMVTHDIDEAVLVGDRVAMLSHGGVLEQYAAPAELLAHPANDFVAGFLGSDRGLKRLSLLPIDDSCIEDLPTTIESPTGVVEVTGSLKDALDAIVSGNGMSASVHDNGQPIGIITIDSVHRPIRP; the protein is encoded by the coding sequence ATGATCGAACTCGAGCGGGTCACGAAACGCTATTCAGACACCGACGGCAATGTCGTTTCGGATCTGACCCTCACGGTGAACGAGGGCGAGGTTGTGGTGCTCGTGGGGCCATCCGGCTGCGGCAAGACCACAACCTTACGCATGATCAACCGTCTCGTGGATCCGACCTCAGGGTGCATTGTTGTCGCTGGCGCGGCGATCGATGCGGTCCCCGCACACGAACTGCGACGCACCATCGGCTATGTGATCCAGCAGATCGGCTTGTTCCCGCATCGAACCGTTGCCGAGAACATGGCCACGGTCCCGACCCTCCTCGGTTGGGGCCGTGGCCGAATCCGCCGTCGCGTCGACGAACTCGCCGACCTCGTCGCCATCGACCGCTCCATGCTCGATCGCTACCCCGATGCGCTCTCCGGCGGCCAGAGGCAGCGAATCGGAGTCGCGAGGGCACTCGCCGCCGATCCACCCGTTCTGCTCATGGACGAGCCTTTCGGCGCCGTGGACCCAATTGTCCGCAAGCATCTCCAGCGGGAACTCCTCGATCTTCAGGCTCGGCTGCACAAGACGATCGTCATGGTCACCCACGACATCGACGAAGCTGTCCTCGTTGGGGACCGTGTCGCCATGCTGAGCCATGGCGGTGTCCTCGAACAGTACGCCGCCCCAGCGGAGCTTCTCGCACATCCGGCCAACGACTTCGTGGCAGGGTTTCTCGGGAGCGACCGTGGCCTCAAGCGCCTTTCCCTTCTTCCGATCGACGACTCCTGCATCGAGGATCTCCCGACAACGATCGAGTCTCCAACGGGCGTCGTCGAGGTGACCGGCAGCCTCAAGGATGCTCTCGACGCAATCGTGTCAGGAAACGGCATGTCCGCATCCGTCCACGACAACGGGCAACCCATCGGGATCATCACGATCGACTCCGTCCACCGACCCATCAGGCCATGA
- a CDS encoding ABC transporter substrate-binding protein — protein sequence MFRNRLFGTVIVCVALVAAACSSDGGSQDGTTIVIGSASFGESELLAEIYAQALEDKGFPVERKFGVGSREIYATALESGELHLVPEYIGSALTYLGGTASSDVEATTEALREAWSPKGISVLEPADAQDKNGFVITESTATALGATKVSDLAAAGGSLVLGGPPECPERPFCLIGLQDVYGLTFASFRPLDTGGPLTVTALKEGEIDVGLLFTTDGVIAAEGFVLLEDDKGLQPAESIVPAIATSILDEYGDDLTEALNAVSAKLTTAGLTEMNRLVGYVGDDPVQVATDWLKTEGLID from the coding sequence ATGTTCCGCAACCGACTGTTTGGGACCGTGATCGTGTGCGTTGCACTCGTTGCAGCCGCGTGTTCGTCGGATGGTGGCTCACAAGACGGCACCACGATCGTGATCGGTTCCGCGAGCTTCGGGGAATCCGAGCTGCTCGCCGAGATCTATGCCCAGGCCCTCGAAGACAAGGGATTCCCGGTTGAACGCAAGTTTGGGGTTGGGTCCCGTGAGATCTACGCCACGGCACTCGAATCGGGCGAGCTGCACCTGGTTCCCGAATACATCGGCTCAGCCCTCACCTACCTTGGCGGGACGGCGTCCTCTGATGTGGAAGCAACCACCGAAGCCCTTCGTGAGGCATGGTCCCCGAAAGGGATCAGCGTCCTCGAACCTGCGGACGCCCAGGACAAGAACGGATTCGTGATCACCGAGTCGACCGCTACGGCGCTCGGGGCAACCAAGGTGAGCGATCTGGCCGCCGCCGGGGGCTCCCTTGTCCTCGGCGGACCACCCGAATGTCCGGAACGGCCATTCTGCCTCATTGGACTCCAGGATGTCTACGGACTGACCTTTGCCTCATTCCGTCCCCTCGACACGGGTGGCCCCCTCACCGTGACGGCACTCAAGGAAGGCGAAATCGATGTCGGCCTGCTGTTCACAACCGACGGAGTCATCGCCGCCGAAGGGTTCGTGCTGCTCGAGGACGACAAGGGCCTCCAGCCCGCAGAGAGCATCGTCCCGGCGATCGCAACCTCCATTCTTGACGAATACGGTGATGATCTCACCGAGGCACTGAACGCGGTGAGCGCCAAGCTGACCACCGCGGGTCTCACCGAGATGAACCGGCTCGTCGGCTATGTCGGTGACGACCCCGTGCAGGTCGCAACGGATTGGCTCAAGACCGAAGGCCTCATCGACTGA
- a CDS encoding DUF389 domain-containing protein — protein sequence MTSPDRTGEPSRRYVPEWINPVTARGLTLLVAGLVALTAKAFTERVLQWIVIVALVVLGLATVWSAVRTESRRYLELLTGALYLATAAFLVVFADPAVGVIAKAIGFVFGLVGFGVILRALRSRRVDENWVFNTVRGTIYIAAGVLIAVLPETIAGSLVLVVASAAIVTGAIMLAIGVTDPDASDVSPGDLGAFAKEWLSERDLGEEMRGEVIDSLYFEAPDSVQKQVGFWVLLVLSVAIATLGILADSTAVVIGAMLVAPLMTPIMGVSAGIVNGWVRRVSTSFATVVGGVVVAIGVSWLIATWTPQLIALSSNTQVLSRVSPTLIDMMIAVAAGAAGAYATIDKRVSSSITGVAIAVALVPPLAVVGVTLQDGAGSDALGAFLLFATNLVSIILVASIVFVVGGLAPIDQMRENSDKMRTIIGTVLLGAMIIIVPLAFTSEGIIVSANRQSEAQQLTSAWIGGEPGLRINRVSVRGTTVEVVITGQGDLPPIATLEESLQKEFTEQVEVIVEYFPSERLTSADQ from the coding sequence ATGACCTCACCTGACCGGACCGGGGAGCCGTCCCGTCGCTATGTCCCGGAGTGGATCAACCCGGTCACCGCTCGTGGGCTGACGCTCCTCGTTGCCGGTCTCGTGGCTCTCACCGCCAAGGCCTTCACCGAGCGAGTTCTTCAGTGGATCGTGATCGTTGCCCTCGTCGTCCTCGGTCTCGCAACCGTCTGGTCGGCGGTGAGAACCGAATCGAGGCGGTATCTCGAGCTTCTCACCGGTGCGTTGTACCTCGCCACTGCTGCGTTTCTCGTCGTGTTTGCCGACCCTGCCGTTGGGGTGATCGCGAAAGCCATCGGCTTCGTCTTCGGGCTGGTCGGTTTCGGGGTCATCTTGCGCGCGCTCCGCTCGCGGCGCGTCGATGAGAACTGGGTCTTCAACACGGTTCGGGGGACGATCTATATCGCGGCGGGTGTTCTGATTGCCGTTCTTCCTGAGACCATCGCCGGGTCGCTCGTTCTCGTGGTGGCCAGCGCAGCCATCGTGACCGGGGCGATCATGCTCGCGATCGGTGTCACCGACCCCGATGCAAGCGATGTCAGCCCTGGCGATCTGGGCGCCTTCGCAAAGGAGTGGCTATCTGAGCGTGATCTCGGTGAAGAGATGCGAGGCGAGGTGATCGACAGCCTTTACTTCGAGGCACCCGACTCGGTCCAGAAACAGGTCGGGTTCTGGGTTCTACTCGTGCTTTCCGTCGCGATCGCGACCCTCGGCATCCTCGCTGATTCCACCGCAGTCGTGATCGGTGCGATGCTCGTCGCTCCGCTAATGACGCCGATCATGGGTGTGAGTGCGGGCATCGTCAACGGCTGGGTCCGACGCGTCTCGACCTCGTTTGCAACGGTGGTTGGCGGTGTCGTCGTCGCCATCGGTGTGTCATGGCTCATCGCGACCTGGACACCGCAGCTGATCGCCCTTTCGAGCAATACCCAGGTTCTGTCGCGCGTGTCCCCGACATTGATCGACATGATGATCGCGGTCGCGGCCGGTGCAGCAGGGGCCTATGCCACGATCGACAAGCGAGTCTCATCGTCGATCACCGGGGTCGCGATCGCCGTCGCCCTCGTTCCGCCCCTCGCGGTCGTGGGCGTCACCCTTCAGGACGGAGCGGGTTCTGACGCTCTCGGGGCATTCCTCTTGTTCGCTACCAACCTCGTGTCGATCATCCTCGTGGCATCCATCGTGTTCGTGGTCGGAGGGCTTGCGCCCATCGACCAGATGCGGGAGAACTCGGACAAGATGCGCACGATCATCGGAACGGTGTTGCTCGGGGCCATGATCATCATCGTCCCGCTCGCGTTTACCTCCGAAGGGATCATCGTGTCCGCCAACCGGCAATCCGAGGCTCAGCAGCTGACCAGTGCCTGGATCGGAGGAGAACCGGGGCTGCGCATCAATCGGGTTTCGGTCCGCGGCACGACCGTCGAGGTCGTGATCACGGGCCAGGGGGACTTGCCTCCGATCGCGACGCTCGAGGAATCCCTCCAGAAGGAATTCACTGAGCAGGTCGAAGTGATCGTCGAGTATTTTCCCTCGGAGCGCCTCACCTCGGCAGACCAATAG
- a CDS encoding DNA-3-methyladenine glycosylase produces MAQSATEVAPRLLGCVFSTRIDGRLTAVELTEVEAYMGVDDPASHAYRGETARTAPMFARGGLIYVYLSYGVHHCVNVVTGPQGAAQAVLLRGGTPVEGREIMEHRRGRSQHLADGPGKLGQALGLTTRHSGLPIDNARIGLAPGKAPTRVLATPRVGISRAKDRLWRFVAQPGPDHA; encoded by the coding sequence CTGGCGCAAAGCGCCACCGAGGTCGCGCCGAGACTCCTCGGCTGCGTGTTCTCGACGAGAATCGACGGTCGGCTGACAGCGGTGGAGCTGACCGAGGTCGAGGCGTACATGGGAGTCGACGATCCTGCCTCCCACGCCTACCGGGGCGAGACGGCTCGGACCGCTCCCATGTTTGCAAGGGGCGGGCTGATCTATGTGTACCTGAGCTACGGCGTCCACCACTGCGTGAATGTCGTGACGGGGCCACAGGGAGCGGCACAGGCGGTGCTGCTGCGAGGTGGAACACCGGTCGAAGGGCGCGAGATCATGGAGCATCGTCGGGGGCGTTCGCAGCATCTCGCGGACGGACCGGGAAAGCTCGGCCAGGCACTGGGACTGACCACCCGCCATTCGGGTTTGCCGATCGACAACGCACGCATCGGGCTCGCGCCCGGCAAGGCGCCCACTCGGGTGCTTGCCACACCTCGGGTCGGAATCTCGCGAGCGAAGGACCGTCTCTGGCGTTTCGTCGCGCAGCCCGGGCCCGATCATGCCTGA